A portion of the Candidatus Eisenbacteria bacterium genome contains these proteins:
- a CDS encoding PilZ domain-containing protein, giving the protein MKKTTRRRERRVSLRVDARLSMRVEGAPDGGPSAQIVTESQNISASGVYCLSSHFLPPLSKVQLTIVLPKLPGRGHAQELVKCEGIVVRCELLPQRKSDPRYQLACMFSGLERAKSELLEEFVTWRNLQALRAALAPSPAGKKAPARKRTARAGSSRTAGSRVAAPRRTRGAQRGTR; this is encoded by the coding sequence GTGAAGAAAACGACCCGGCGACGGGAGCGTCGCGTCAGCCTGCGCGTGGACGCGCGGCTGAGCATGCGGGTCGAAGGGGCGCCCGACGGCGGGCCGTCGGCGCAGATCGTCACCGAGAGTCAGAACATCTCCGCGAGCGGCGTGTACTGCCTGAGCTCGCACTTCCTGCCGCCGCTCTCGAAAGTGCAGCTCACCATCGTGCTGCCGAAACTCCCCGGACGGGGACATGCGCAGGAACTGGTCAAGTGCGAAGGCATCGTCGTGCGTTGCGAGTTGCTGCCGCAGCGCAAGTCGGATCCGCGCTACCAGCTGGCGTGCATGTTCTCGGGACTGGAGCGCGCCAAGAGCGAGCTGCTCGAGGAGTTCGTGACCTGGCGCAATCTGCAGGCGCTGCGGGCCGCGCTGGCCCCGAGCCCGGCCGGCAAGAAGGCGCCGGCGCGCAAGCGGACGGCCCGCGCCGGCTCGAGCCGGACCGCGGGTTCGCGGGTCGCGGCGCCGCGGCGGACCCGCGGGGCGCAGCGCGGAACGCGATGA
- the aroA gene encoding 3-phosphoshikimate 1-carboxyvinyltransferase — MTHGGPLVRAGRVLGGRFRPPGDKSITHRAMLFGLLATGETRLRGVNRGEDCGHTLAVTAALGGGVRQDGDEIVVRGTAREPASDGLRLECGNSGTTMRLTTGIVAALRGECVLDGDASLRRRPMARIAEPLGRMGAGVVCAEGGRPPLRVRGAALRGIDYEVPVASAQVATCLLLAGLFADGATRVSLPGPARDHTERMLPAFGVPLEVTPRTDGGRAVRVTPTVPSGAVVTVPGDFSAAAFLLAAAAATPGAAVTAAGVSLNPTRTGLLDVLAEMGAGVEIRDRSEAAGEPVGDVTVRGPGELLPFDVPAQWVPRLVDEVPAWVIAASAARGVSRVVGAAELRGKESDRIASLVRNLGRVGVTARELPDGLEVEGGVPRGGRIEADLDHRVVMAFAALATRALGPVSFDDVSAVATSYPGFWSDLAALGASVESAA; from the coding sequence ATGACCCACGGCGGTCCGCTGGTCCGCGCGGGCCGCGTGCTCGGCGGCCGGTTCCGGCCGCCCGGCGACAAGTCCATCACGCATCGGGCGATGCTCTTCGGACTGCTGGCCACCGGTGAGACGCGGCTTCGCGGCGTCAACCGCGGAGAGGATTGCGGCCACACCCTGGCCGTGACCGCGGCGCTGGGCGGAGGCGTTCGCCAGGACGGCGACGAGATCGTCGTGCGCGGCACGGCGAGGGAGCCGGCCTCGGACGGACTGCGGCTGGAGTGCGGGAACTCCGGCACCACGATGCGGCTCACGACCGGCATCGTCGCCGCGCTCCGGGGCGAGTGCGTGCTCGACGGCGACGCTTCGCTCCGGCGCCGGCCCATGGCGCGAATCGCCGAGCCGCTCGGCCGCATGGGCGCGGGCGTCGTCTGCGCCGAGGGCGGGCGCCCGCCGCTGCGGGTGAGAGGCGCCGCGCTGCGCGGAATCGACTACGAAGTGCCGGTGGCGAGCGCGCAGGTCGCGACCTGCCTGCTGCTCGCCGGACTGTTCGCGGACGGAGCGACGCGCGTGTCGCTGCCGGGGCCGGCACGCGACCACACCGAGCGCATGCTGCCCGCCTTCGGCGTGCCGCTCGAGGTGACGCCGCGGACCGACGGCGGACGGGCGGTGCGCGTGACGCCCACGGTGCCCAGCGGCGCCGTGGTGACGGTGCCCGGGGATTTCTCGGCCGCGGCGTTCCTGCTCGCCGCCGCGGCGGCGACGCCGGGAGCGGCCGTGACCGCCGCCGGTGTCAGCCTCAACCCGACGCGCACGGGCCTGCTCGACGTGCTGGCGGAAATGGGGGCCGGGGTCGAAATCCGTGATCGCTCCGAAGCGGCCGGGGAGCCCGTCGGTGACGTGACCGTGCGAGGACCGGGCGAACTGCTTCCCTTCGACGTTCCGGCGCAGTGGGTGCCCAGGCTCGTGGACGAAGTGCCCGCCTGGGTGATCGCCGCGAGCGCGGCCCGCGGGGTTTCGCGGGTGGTCGGGGCCGCCGAGCTGCGCGGCAAGGAGAGCGACCGGATCGCCTCGCTGGTGCGCAACCTCGGACGCGTCGGAGTGACCGCCCGGGAACTGCCCGACGGCCTCGAGGTCGAGGGCGGCGTGCCCCGCGGCGGCCGGATCGAAGCGGATCTCGACCACCGTGTCGTCATGGCGTTCGCCGCGCTCGCGACACGCGCACTCGGGCCGGTGAGCTTCGACGACGTGAGCGCCGTCGCGACCTCGTATCCGGGATTCTGGAGCGACCTCGCCGCGCTCGGCGCGTCGGTCGAGAGCGCGGCGTGA
- a CDS encoding (d)CMP kinase has translation MSFVVAIDGPSAAGKSTTARAVAERLGFLYLDTGAFYRALALKALREGAHADDAERLGALAASTRIEFTGTPSAAHVFLEGEDVSEAIRTPEVSEMASRVAAVPQVRRQLVLWQRALRDKGPLVGEGRDLGTVVFPDAEVKVYLDADLDTRAQRRCRELHSRGIAVTLQEVREDLARRDERDRTRADSPLRAAEGARVVDTSGMELEQQVKAVLDLVTGRPDCPGGPGTG, from the coding sequence GTGAGCTTCGTCGTCGCCATCGACGGGCCGTCGGCGGCCGGCAAGAGCACCACCGCGCGCGCGGTCGCGGAGCGTCTGGGTTTCCTCTACCTGGACACGGGCGCCTTCTACCGCGCGCTGGCGCTCAAGGCGCTGCGCGAGGGAGCGCACGCGGACGACGCCGAGCGACTGGGCGCCCTGGCCGCTTCGACGCGCATCGAGTTCACGGGCACGCCCTCGGCCGCGCACGTGTTTCTCGAGGGCGAGGACGTGAGCGAAGCCATTCGCACGCCCGAGGTGAGCGAAATGGCCTCGCGGGTCGCGGCGGTGCCGCAGGTTCGCCGCCAGCTCGTCCTGTGGCAGCGGGCCCTGCGCGACAAGGGCCCGCTGGTGGGCGAAGGTCGCGACCTGGGAACGGTGGTGTTCCCGGACGCCGAGGTGAAGGTCTACCTCGACGCCGACCTCGACACGCGCGCCCAGCGCCGCTGCCGGGAACTGCATTCGCGCGGGATCGCCGTGACGCTGCAGGAGGTCCGGGAGGACCTGGCGCGGCGCGACGAGCGCGACCGCACGCGCGCGGACAGTCCGCTGCGCGCGGCCGAGGGCGCCCGCGTGGTGGACACTTCGGGCATGGAGCTCGAGCAGCAGGTGAAGGCGGTGCTGGACCTCGTCACCGGCCGGCCGGATTGCCCGGGCGGCCCCGGGACGGGGTAG
- a CDS encoding 1-acyl-sn-glycerol-3-phosphate acyltransferase — MGLLYSATRFLLEGLVRVASGMEVRGRENIPRSGGLIVASNHVSFLDPPLVGIAAVRELHFLAKEELFRPPVFGWLIRTYNAIPIRRGVADLSGLSKAQDVLRGGKALIMFPEGSRMRDGELHPARPGVGMLAVGTDARIVPCYISGSDRPGGWLTRRSKLCVGFGPARSWQELAGPGSDLAPGRALYQRIGDGLMREIAEIRNRQRHTASRGPA, encoded by the coding sequence TTGGGTCTGCTCTATAGTGCCACGCGGTTCTTGCTGGAAGGCCTCGTCAGGGTCGCCAGCGGCATGGAGGTGCGGGGGCGGGAGAACATCCCGCGTTCGGGCGGACTGATCGTCGCCTCGAACCACGTCTCGTTCCTCGATCCGCCGCTGGTCGGCATCGCCGCGGTCCGGGAGCTGCACTTCCTCGCCAAGGAGGAATTGTTCCGCCCGCCCGTGTTCGGTTGGCTCATCCGCACCTACAACGCCATTCCCATCCGGCGCGGCGTCGCGGACCTGAGCGGACTGTCGAAGGCCCAGGACGTTCTCCGGGGTGGAAAAGCGCTCATCATGTTCCCGGAGGGCAGCCGGATGCGGGACGGCGAGCTGCATCCCGCCCGCCCCGGAGTCGGAATGCTTGCGGTCGGCACGGACGCGCGGATCGTTCCCTGTTACATCTCGGGCAGTGACCGGCCGGGAGGATGGCTCACCCGGCGGTCGAAGTTGTGCGTCGGGTTCGGCCCGGCGCGCAGCTGGCAGGAACTGGCGGGCCCCGGGTCGGACCTCGCACCCGGCCGGGCGCTTTACCAGCGGATCGGCGACGGTCTGATGCGGGAGATCGCCGAGATCCGGAATCGCCAGCGACACACGGCTTCACGCGGACCGGCCTAG
- a CDS encoding 30S ribosomal protein S1 codes for MLETTEHTPNPAPVRRAPPLPLVPINYEDEEELTLEQRQEMFGQYEESMRSIGEGEIVRGTVLSIDDKDVLVDVGFKSEGIISLSEFPDPSAIKVGDILEVFLEKMENQDGLVVLSKQRADFVRVWDRVKEAHDNGQVVEGRLIRKIKGGVVVDLYGVEAFLPGSQIALRQVQNVDALLGQAVSVKIIKLNKRRRNIVVSRRAVLEEERDRMKATILKDLAKDQIREGVVKNITDFGAFVDLGGIDGLLHITDMSWGRVGHPSELVKIGDKVRVKVLNFDPEKERISLGLKQLDAYPWEGVDEKYKVGDRIKGKVVSITDYGAFVELEKGIEGLIHVSEMSWTRHVRHPSKVVNIGDMIEAVVLKVDKANEKISLGLKQVEPDPWLTLDLKYPPGMRVKGKVRNLTNFGAFVELEEGIDGLVHVSDMSWTKRVAHPSEVLKKGDAVEVVVLSIDKEHRRISLGLKQGSEDPWPMLAEKFPAGMELTGAVNRLFDRGAIVDLGEGIEGFIPLSQLGIDDLKRPNDAFEVGENLIMKVTRVDVPNHRLILSVKAWLTEQDDIALAEWTSKRNQVRARIAANPPVEDASAPRSKADDDVADE; via the coding sequence ATGCTGGAAACCACGGAACACACCCCCAACCCCGCGCCGGTCCGGCGGGCACCGCCGCTGCCGCTCGTCCCGATCAACTACGAGGACGAGGAGGAACTCACCCTCGAACAGCGGCAGGAAATGTTCGGGCAGTACGAAGAGTCCATGCGCTCCATCGGCGAGGGCGAGATCGTGCGCGGCACGGTCCTGTCCATCGACGACAAGGACGTGCTGGTGGACGTCGGCTTCAAGAGCGAGGGCATCATCTCGCTCAGCGAGTTCCCCGACCCGTCCGCCATCAAGGTCGGAGACATCCTCGAGGTCTTCCTCGAGAAGATGGAGAACCAGGACGGACTGGTCGTGCTCTCGAAGCAGCGCGCCGACTTCGTGCGCGTCTGGGATCGCGTGAAGGAGGCCCACGACAACGGCCAGGTGGTCGAGGGCAGGCTCATTCGCAAGATCAAGGGCGGTGTGGTGGTGGACCTGTACGGGGTCGAGGCGTTCCTGCCCGGCTCGCAGATCGCTCTGCGCCAGGTCCAGAACGTGGACGCCCTGCTGGGGCAGGCGGTCTCCGTCAAGATCATCAAGCTCAACAAGCGCCGCCGGAACATCGTCGTCTCGCGCCGCGCCGTGCTCGAGGAGGAGCGCGACCGGATGAAGGCGACCATCCTCAAGGATCTGGCGAAGGATCAGATCCGCGAAGGCGTGGTCAAGAACATCACCGACTTCGGCGCGTTCGTGGACCTCGGCGGCATCGACGGCCTGCTGCACATCACGGACATGTCGTGGGGCCGCGTCGGTCACCCGAGCGAACTGGTCAAGATCGGCGACAAGGTGCGCGTCAAGGTGCTGAACTTCGACCCCGAGAAGGAGCGGATTTCCCTCGGCCTGAAGCAGCTCGACGCCTATCCGTGGGAAGGCGTGGACGAGAAGTACAAGGTGGGCGATCGCATCAAGGGCAAGGTCGTCTCGATCACCGACTACGGCGCGTTCGTCGAGCTGGAGAAGGGCATCGAGGGGCTGATCCACGTGTCCGAGATGTCGTGGACGCGCCACGTGCGCCACCCCTCCAAGGTCGTCAACATCGGCGACATGATCGAGGCCGTCGTCCTCAAGGTGGACAAGGCGAACGAGAAGATCTCGCTGGGCCTCAAGCAGGTGGAGCCGGATCCGTGGCTGACGCTCGACCTGAAGTACCCGCCCGGCATGCGCGTGAAGGGCAAGGTCCGCAACCTGACGAACTTCGGCGCCTTCGTCGAGCTCGAGGAGGGGATTGACGGCCTCGTGCACGTCTCCGACATGTCGTGGACGAAGCGCGTGGCGCACCCGAGCGAGGTCCTCAAGAAGGGCGACGCGGTCGAGGTCGTGGTGCTGTCCATTGACAAGGAGCACCGCCGCATCAGCCTGGGCCTCAAGCAGGGCTCCGAGGATCCGTGGCCGATGCTGGCCGAGAAGTTCCCGGCCGGCATGGAACTGACCGGCGCGGTCAACCGGTTGTTCGACCGCGGGGCGATCGTGGACCTGGGCGAAGGCATCGAGGGCTTCATCCCGCTCTCGCAGCTGGGCATCGACGACCTCAAGCGTCCGAACGACGCCTTCGAGGTGGGCGAGAACCTGATCATGAAGGTGACGCGCGTGGACGTGCCGAACCACCGGCTCATCCTCAGCGTCAAGGCGTGGCTCACGGAGCAGGACGACATCGCCCTGGCCGAGTGGACCTCGAAGCGGAACCAGGTGCGGGCGCGCATCGCCGCCAATCCGCCCGTCGAGGACGCCTCCGCGCCGCGCTCCAAGGCCGACGACGACGTGGCCGACGAGTAG
- a CDS encoding SPOR domain-containing protein: protein MRLPIAFLLVLLAAPGGALAGSAEAWRGLPRSLSADSCLLRLRAWEVAPARGVTIADAALALGELHYARGEYRQARDAFGRASARGPEGERGEARYWMGLCSLALGEGATARKAFADAAREAPARRALAELGTAQAWDVERRPDRSLEVLQALLAGDPGEAGPAALEREAALAEQLHRTDEAREARRRLAREYPRSLEATRLGAAVTLPVGSGPVGVQIGVFADRERARSLSAQAKKAGFAGVQVIERRGEGARPTLWVVRLGSYATREEAESAGERAQATLGVGWQVMAP, encoded by the coding sequence ATGCGCCTCCCGATCGCCTTCCTGCTCGTGCTTCTGGCCGCTCCCGGCGGCGCCCTCGCCGGCTCGGCCGAAGCCTGGCGCGGCCTGCCGCGGTCGCTGTCCGCCGACAGCTGCCTGCTGCGCCTTCGCGCCTGGGAGGTGGCGCCCGCCAGGGGCGTCACGATCGCGGATGCCGCGCTCGCGCTGGGCGAGCTTCACTACGCGCGCGGAGAGTATCGGCAGGCGCGTGACGCGTTCGGCCGCGCGTCCGCCCGCGGCCCGGAGGGCGAACGGGGAGAGGCCCGCTACTGGATGGGGCTGTGCTCGCTCGCGCTCGGGGAGGGCGCGACCGCGAGAAAGGCCTTCGCGGACGCGGCGCGCGAAGCGCCGGCGCGTCGCGCGCTGGCCGAGCTGGGCACGGCGCAGGCGTGGGACGTCGAGCGCCGGCCCGATCGTTCGCTGGAGGTCCTGCAGGCGCTGCTCGCCGGCGATCCCGGCGAGGCGGGACCGGCGGCGCTCGAGCGCGAGGCGGCCCTGGCGGAACAGTTGCATCGCACGGACGAAGCCCGCGAGGCACGCCGGCGGCTCGCCCGCGAGTACCCGCGCAGCCTCGAGGCCACGCGCCTCGGCGCGGCCGTCACGCTCCCGGTGGGTTCCGGCCCCGTGGGGGTGCAGATCGGGGTGTTCGCCGATCGCGAACGCGCCCGGTCGCTGTCCGCGCAGGCGAAGAAGGCGGGGTTCGCGGGCGTGCAGGTGATCGAACGGCGCGGCGAGGGGGCACGGCCGACGCTGTGGGTCGTGCGCCTCGGCAGCTATGCGACGCGCGAGGAGGCGGAGTCCGCCGGAGAGCGGGCGCAGGCCACGCTCGGCGTCGGCTGGCAGGTGATGGCGCCGTGA
- the mutS gene encoding DNA mismatch repair protein MutS gives MKQYLATKEGHPDAFLFFRLGDFYEMFFEDAVRGAQLLGLTLTSRNKQDPEPIPMCGIPWHQRDGYVARLLRLGHKVAICDQLEDPAQAKGLVQRGVTEVLTPGSVTSDTFLEVATHNWLAALWPEGGRVGVCLADASTGTLRLAESGWEELSGTLGRTPVAEWLLPSPLDAEAAGHCERLLRGLPGARSSAPRERFTDGTVPVSRWGARVAARFAGEPLALAAAAGALDYLDRTQGGAALQMTRPERWSGDPVLQYDAATARHLELFAPQPGGEARHTLWHHLDLTVSPLGARRLRGWLERPLADLAAISARQEAVAAWQEPAAPRGSFREALRSMPDLERLAARIACAKATPRDLGALRDALVRLPDLAEGLAGFPGGEAARVALAVPSGLREQLERALVAEPPPVSREGGVLRAGWDAVRDELDDLAHSGKRWIAELESAERSRSGIASLKVGFNRVFGYYLEVTNAHREKVPADYERRQTLTHAERYVTPALKAREAEILGAEEKLRAREHELFVALREACAGHVPALQAAAEALGRLDAEAALAEAAVRYGWVRPQLEDSDRLCLEAARHPVVERLLPRGEFVANSVRLEGASRQVLLLTGPNMGGKSTYLRQVALIVLLAQTGSWVPAERATLGLVDRLFTRVGAADRLGAGQSTFMVEMSETADILRGATSRSLVLLDEIGRGTATYDGLALAWAVTEHLHAGSGSRPRTIFATHYHELTQLAETLPRLANVHVTVKEWGEGIVFLHRVAEGAADRSYGIHVAKLAGLPEPVLARAREVLAELESERTVEHLEKHARPGRKPAAGPGPLPLFDSVVGPAAPSGHDLLAALRRADPDGMTPLEALRTLAEWKQRFAPGPPDAGDA, from the coding sequence ATGAAGCAATACCTCGCCACCAAGGAAGGGCACCCGGACGCCTTCCTGTTCTTCCGACTCGGCGATTTCTACGAGATGTTCTTCGAGGACGCGGTTCGCGGCGCCCAGCTGTTGGGCCTGACGCTGACGTCGCGCAACAAGCAGGATCCCGAGCCGATCCCGATGTGCGGCATCCCCTGGCATCAGCGCGACGGCTACGTCGCGCGCCTGCTGCGCCTGGGCCACAAGGTCGCGATCTGCGACCAGCTCGAGGATCCCGCGCAGGCGAAGGGCCTCGTCCAGCGCGGCGTCACGGAGGTCCTGACTCCCGGATCGGTGACGAGCGACACGTTCCTCGAGGTCGCCACGCACAACTGGCTGGCGGCGCTGTGGCCGGAGGGCGGGCGAGTCGGCGTCTGCCTCGCCGACGCCTCGACCGGCACGCTGCGCCTGGCGGAATCGGGCTGGGAGGAACTCTCGGGGACGCTCGGGCGCACGCCGGTCGCCGAGTGGCTGCTGCCTTCGCCGCTCGACGCCGAGGCGGCCGGGCATTGCGAGCGGCTGCTTCGCGGCCTGCCCGGTGCGCGCAGTTCGGCGCCGCGCGAGCGCTTCACCGACGGGACGGTGCCCGTCTCGCGCTGGGGAGCGCGGGTCGCCGCGCGGTTCGCGGGCGAGCCGCTGGCGCTGGCGGCGGCGGCGGGCGCGCTCGACTACCTCGACCGCACGCAGGGCGGAGCCGCGCTGCAGATGACGCGCCCGGAGCGCTGGAGCGGCGACCCGGTGCTGCAGTACGACGCCGCGACGGCCCGCCACCTCGAGTTGTTCGCGCCGCAGCCGGGAGGCGAGGCCCGGCACACGCTCTGGCATCACCTCGACCTGACGGTCTCGCCGCTCGGCGCCCGCCGGCTGCGGGGCTGGCTCGAACGGCCGCTGGCCGACCTCGCCGCCATCTCGGCCCGGCAGGAAGCCGTCGCCGCCTGGCAGGAACCCGCGGCCCCGCGCGGCTCCTTCCGCGAGGCGTTGCGGAGCATGCCCGACCTCGAGCGTCTGGCGGCCCGCATCGCCTGCGCGAAGGCGACGCCCCGCGATCTCGGCGCGCTGCGCGACGCGCTCGTCCGGCTTCCGGACCTGGCGGAAGGGCTGGCCGGCTTTCCGGGCGGCGAAGCGGCGCGGGTCGCGCTCGCCGTTCCATCAGGGCTGCGCGAACAGCTCGAGCGCGCGCTGGTCGCCGAGCCCCCGCCCGTCAGCCGCGAGGGCGGGGTCCTCCGTGCGGGCTGGGACGCGGTGCGGGACGAACTCGACGATCTCGCGCATTCCGGCAAGCGCTGGATCGCCGAGCTCGAATCGGCCGAGCGCTCGCGCAGCGGCATCGCGAGCCTCAAGGTCGGCTTCAACCGCGTCTTCGGTTACTACCTCGAAGTCACGAACGCGCACCGTGAAAAGGTGCCGGCCGACTACGAACGTCGGCAGACGCTGACCCATGCGGAGCGCTACGTCACGCCGGCGCTGAAGGCGCGGGAGGCGGAGATCCTCGGCGCCGAGGAAAAGCTCCGGGCACGCGAGCACGAGCTGTTCGTCGCCCTGCGCGAGGCGTGCGCCGGACACGTTCCCGCGCTGCAGGCGGCCGCGGAGGCGCTCGGCCGGCTCGACGCGGAAGCGGCGCTCGCCGAGGCGGCGGTGCGCTACGGCTGGGTGCGGCCGCAGCTCGAGGATTCGGACCGCTTGTGCCTGGAGGCGGCGCGTCATCCGGTCGTCGAGCGGCTGCTGCCGCGCGGCGAGTTCGTGGCCAACTCCGTCCGACTGGAGGGCGCGAGCCGGCAGGTGCTGTTGCTGACGGGGCCGAACATGGGCGGCAAGAGCACCTACCTTCGCCAGGTGGCGCTGATCGTGCTGCTGGCCCAGACCGGCTCATGGGTGCCCGCCGAGCGCGCGACGCTGGGGCTGGTGGACCGCCTGTTCACACGCGTCGGGGCGGCGGACCGCCTCGGGGCGGGTCAGTCCACCTTCATGGTCGAGATGAGCGAGACCGCGGACATTCTGCGCGGCGCCACCAGCCGCTCGCTGGTGCTGCTCGACGAGATCGGCCGCGGAACCGCGACCTACGACGGACTGGCGCTGGCGTGGGCGGTCACCGAGCACCTGCACGCGGGCTCGGGCTCCCGCCCGCGCACGATCTTCGCGACCCACTACCACGAGCTGACGCAGCTCGCCGAGACGCTGCCCCGGCTCGCCAATGTCCACGTCACGGTCAAGGAATGGGGCGAAGGCATCGTCTTCCTGCACCGGGTCGCCGAAGGCGCCGCGGACCGCTCCTACGGCATCCATGTCGCCAAGCTTGCGGGGCTCCCCGAGCCGGTGCTGGCGCGCGCCCGCGAGGTGCTGGCCGAACTCGAAAGCGAGCGGACCGTCGAGCATCTGGAGAAGCACGCCCGCCCCGGCCGCAAGCCGGCCGCCGGCCCGGGACCGCTGCCGCTGTTCGACTCGGTGGTCGGGCCGGCGGCGCCGTCCGGGCACGACCTGCTTGCCGCGCTGCGCCGGGCGGATCCCGACGGGATGACGCCGCTGGAGGCGCTGCGGACGCTCGCGGAGTGGAAGCAGCGCTTCGCGCCCGGACCCCCGGACGCCGGCGACGCCTGA
- a CDS encoding YkgJ family cysteine cluster protein → MATSDAELLNDPRAAAELGADENAQWCAGCTRCCVTVCIEVDAPRAPWEYDQWIWVLHHENLELYVERPERWYLHIATRCRQLDESGRCRIHGRHPVLCREYDPRHCERRAPLSDVVAWFHDAGEFERWLAAKRPAHWRRLLAHRAASPAARVAAPAAALAALVTIGEPAGGAAAHEPATHLPPPARRGRGEARRKP, encoded by the coding sequence ATGGCGACTTCCGACGCAGAGCTGCTGAACGACCCCCGGGCCGCGGCCGAGCTGGGGGCGGACGAGAACGCGCAATGGTGCGCGGGCTGCACGCGCTGCTGCGTCACCGTCTGCATCGAGGTGGACGCCCCGCGCGCCCCGTGGGAGTACGACCAGTGGATCTGGGTGCTCCACCACGAAAACCTCGAGCTCTACGTCGAGCGGCCCGAACGCTGGTACCTGCACATCGCCACCCGCTGCCGGCAACTGGACGAGAGCGGGCGTTGCCGCATCCACGGCCGGCATCCGGTGCTGTGTCGCGAATACGACCCGCGTCACTGCGAGCGCCGCGCCCCGCTGTCGGACGTGGTCGCGTGGTTCCACGACGCCGGCGAGTTCGAGCGCTGGCTGGCCGCGAAGCGCCCGGCGCACTGGCGACGCCTGCTCGCCCACCGCGCCGCATCGCCGGCGGCGCGCGTCGCCGCGCCCGCGGCGGCCCTCGCCGCGCTGGTGACGATCGGCGAGCCCGCGGGCGGCGCGGCCGCGCACGAGCCCGCCACCCACCTGCCGCCCCCGGCCCGGCGCGGACGCGGAGAAGCGCGCCGAAAACCGTAG